A stretch of the Paenibacillus dendritiformis genome encodes the following:
- a CDS encoding MerR family DNA-binding transcriptional regulator has product MKPIDIARRLNLSTSALRNYEAQGIIPPALREPNGYRKYTEEHLAYLECIAAMAAGYGMEVTSGAMRLLRAKDTASALWLVNEAQALLHRDRCLAEEAIRRFEREERGASEQDADSAGMTIGEAAAETDVPRSTLRYWEKEGLIASSRDEQNGYRRFNPSQLRKIWLLRTLRTVLYSADSVRLKQAIRKLEDNDAERARDIAHESLQYLNRLNQEQLRGSYYLFRLCRRLNLLP; this is encoded by the coding sequence ATGAAACCGATCGATATCGCGAGACGATTGAACCTCAGCACCAGCGCCCTCCGCAACTACGAGGCCCAGGGCATCATCCCCCCTGCGCTGCGCGAACCGAACGGATACCGGAAGTATACGGAGGAGCACCTCGCCTATCTGGAATGCATAGCCGCCATGGCGGCCGGATACGGAATGGAGGTAACTTCCGGGGCGATGCGGCTGCTTCGAGCCAAGGATACCGCATCCGCCCTGTGGCTGGTGAATGAAGCGCAAGCGCTGCTTCACCGGGACCGCTGCCTGGCCGAAGAGGCGATTCGCCGCTTCGAGCGGGAAGAACGCGGCGCTTCCGAGCAGGACGCGGACAGCGCAGGGATGACGATCGGAGAAGCGGCGGCCGAGACGGATGTCCCCCGCTCCACCCTCCGCTACTGGGAGAAGGAGGGGTTAATCGCCTCGTCCCGGGACGAACAGAACGGATACCGCCGGTTCAACCCGTCCCAGCTTCGCAAAATCTGGCTGCTCCGCACGCTGCGGACCGTCCTCTATTCGGCGGATTCGGTCCGGCTGAAGCAAGCCATTCGGAAGCTGGAGGACAATGACGCCGAACGCGCCCGGGACATCGCCCATGAATCGCTGCAATACTTGAACCGGCTCAATCAGGAACAGCTTCGCGGATCCTACTATTTGTTCCGGCTGTGCCGCCGCTTGAACCTGCTCCCATAA